In a single window of the Magnetofaba australis IT-1 genome:
- a CDS encoding dihydroorotate dehydrogenase electron transfer subunit, which translates to MPKALQRATTRVISNQAGAGGQYVIRFHAPDLAVAVAPGHFVHIVVSDRLTLPRPFSVLDCDVDAGTIDVFYKVVGQGTRLMTTWKGGELVAMLGPIGKPFTPVDASRRALLIGGGVGVAPVEFLARRLGLSGVETTLLIGMESDSPLPLKPAEKPLAGLEDGPVNLALTSAEKAGVTSRLACLTERRGWYQGYVTDLAAAHLSALTAEDLARTTLYVCGPTVMMQAAARLAQRFDLTGEASLEEHMACGFGGCAGCVAPIRAGEDWLYRRVCVDGPVFAIEQIAWEQMPGYVNAPGRPQAPTTCAPGHSCA; encoded by the coding sequence ATGCCTAAAGCGTTGCAACGCGCCACCACCCGCGTGATCTCCAATCAGGCGGGCGCGGGCGGGCAGTATGTGATTCGCTTCCACGCGCCGGATCTGGCCGTAGCGGTGGCGCCGGGTCATTTTGTGCATATCGTGGTCAGCGATCGACTGACCCTGCCGCGCCCCTTCTCGGTGCTCGATTGCGATGTGGACGCCGGCACCATCGACGTGTTTTACAAGGTGGTGGGCCAGGGCACCCGCCTGATGACCACCTGGAAGGGCGGCGAATTGGTGGCCATGCTGGGCCCCATCGGCAAGCCGTTCACGCCGGTGGACGCTTCGCGCCGGGCGCTGCTCATCGGCGGCGGCGTGGGGGTGGCGCCGGTGGAGTTTCTGGCGCGGCGTTTGGGCTTGTCCGGGGTCGAGACCACCCTGCTCATCGGCATGGAGAGCGATAGTCCATTGCCGCTCAAACCGGCGGAGAAGCCGTTGGCGGGGCTGGAGGATGGCCCGGTCAATCTGGCGCTGACCAGCGCCGAGAAGGCGGGGGTGACCAGTCGCTTGGCGTGTTTGACCGAACGGCGCGGCTGGTATCAGGGCTATGTGACCGATCTGGCGGCGGCGCATCTGAGCGCGCTCACCGCCGAGGATTTGGCGCGCACCACCCTGTATGTGTGTGGTCCGACGGTGATGATGCAGGCCGCCGCACGCTTGGCGCAGCGGTTTGATCTCACCGGCGAGGCGTCGCTGGAGGAGCATATGGCGTGCGGCTTCGGCGGTTGCGCTGGCTGCGTGGCGCCCATTCGCGCCGGGGAGGATTGGCTCTACCGTCGCGTATGTGTGGATGGCCCGGTGTTTGCGATAGAGCAGATCGCCTGGGAGCAGATGCCCGGCTACGTGAATGCGCCCGGTCGCCCACAAGCGCCCACCACTTGCGCGCCCGGCCACAGCTGCGCCTGA
- a CDS encoding P-II family nitrogen regulator, with protein sequence MSNERSITYLTDVALITVIVQRGMGDNIVKAAREAGAQGATVNYARGSGVRERLGLLGVAVEVEKEIVNIVVSSEQKDAVFSSVYTAGDLDTPGMGFMYVQPLEKAATYIPPDLVARLKSNS encoded by the coding sequence ATGAGCAACGAACGCAGCATTACCTATTTGACCGATGTGGCTCTGATCACGGTGATCGTGCAGCGCGGCATGGGCGACAATATCGTCAAAGCGGCGCGCGAAGCGGGCGCCCAGGGCGCCACCGTCAACTATGCGCGCGGCAGCGGCGTGCGCGAGCGCCTGGGTCTGCTGGGCGTGGCGGTGGAGGTGGAGAAGGAGATCGTCAACATCGTGGTCTCCTCCGAGCAGAAGGACGCGGTGTTCAGCAGCGTCTACACTGCGGGCGATCTGGACACCCCGGGCATGGGCTTCATGTATGTGCAGCCGCTGGAGAAGGCCGCCACCTACATCCCGCCCGATCTGGTGGCGCGTTTGAAGAGCAACAGTTAA
- a CDS encoding DUF1538 domain-containing protein, producing the protein MPAHFRFGDFQREKSLVRHEISYNDLTPKLEFDGQGGHKPYSPPQLQLRPVDVLKLLRPYISTRFMEQLKAVVPLAIYLALFQVFVLRQLVEGSASITAGLFAVILGLMFFMEGLQVGLMPFGETIGNTLPRKSPLPAVLLIAFLLGIGVTFAEPAIGALKQAGSIVSVERAPYLYTLLNDWSGPLVLIVGVGVGLAAVLGALRFLYGWSLKPMVYMALVPAILLTLYASLDPELTKILGLAWDCGAVTTGPVTVPLVLSLGIGIASSAGKGDSQLSGFGIVTLASIFPIIGVLCLAIFVSTQVTPEQIIAGAQESAAAAAAAAIAGPQWYEKTPWNEIILGVRAIAPLILFLFLVLRFMLKEKVRKPGEIAYGIALTIIGMCIFNIGLTYGLAALGEQTGGMVPSAFMKAQVDGMWMHPIYSYFVGLLLALAFAWFLGFGATLAEPALNALGATVENLTNGVFKKRTLMIAVSLGVAFGISIGLAKLIFGLPLHMLLIPLYLLGAFLTFLSTEEFVNVAWDSAGVTTGPITVPLVLAMGLGFGNATNAVEGFGILSMASICPILSVLLTGLWVGHKAKKQAQQAHAVATEHEVLS; encoded by the coding sequence ATGCCAGCGCATTTTCGTTTCGGCGACTTTCAGCGGGAAAAGAGTCTGGTGCGTCATGAGATCAGCTACAACGATCTGACGCCCAAATTGGAGTTCGACGGTCAGGGCGGGCACAAACCCTACTCACCGCCACAACTGCAGTTGCGTCCGGTGGACGTGCTCAAACTGCTGCGCCCCTATATCTCCACCCGCTTCATGGAGCAGCTCAAGGCGGTGGTTCCGTTGGCGATCTATCTGGCGCTGTTCCAGGTGTTCGTGCTGCGGCAACTGGTGGAGGGCTCGGCCAGCATCACGGCGGGTCTGTTCGCCGTGATCCTTGGCCTGATGTTCTTCATGGAGGGGCTGCAGGTGGGTCTGATGCCGTTTGGCGAGACCATCGGCAACACCCTGCCGCGCAAATCGCCGCTGCCTGCGGTGCTGCTCATCGCCTTCCTGCTGGGCATCGGCGTCACCTTCGCCGAACCGGCCATCGGCGCTCTCAAGCAGGCGGGCTCCATCGTCTCGGTGGAGCGCGCGCCCTATCTGTATACCCTGCTCAACGACTGGTCCGGACCGCTGGTGCTCATCGTCGGCGTGGGGGTGGGTCTGGCTGCGGTGCTGGGGGCGTTGCGCTTCCTGTATGGCTGGAGCCTCAAGCCCATGGTCTACATGGCCCTGGTCCCGGCTATTCTGCTCACCCTGTATGCGTCGTTGGATCCCGAACTGACCAAAATCCTTGGTCTGGCGTGGGATTGCGGCGCGGTGACCACCGGCCCGGTGACGGTGCCGCTGGTGCTGTCGCTGGGCATCGGCATCGCCTCCTCGGCGGGTAAGGGCGACAGCCAGTTGTCGGGCTTCGGCATTGTGACGCTGGCCTCCATCTTCCCCATCATCGGCGTGCTGTGCCTGGCCATCTTCGTCTCCACCCAGGTGACGCCGGAACAGATCATCGCCGGGGCGCAGGAGTCCGCCGCCGCCGCCGCCGCCGCCGCCATCGCCGGTCCGCAGTGGTATGAAAAGACCCCCTGGAACGAGATCATCCTTGGCGTGCGCGCCATTGCGCCGCTGATTCTGTTCCTGTTCCTGGTGTTGCGCTTCATGCTCAAGGAGAAGGTGCGCAAGCCCGGCGAGATCGCCTACGGCATCGCCCTGACCATCATCGGCATGTGCATCTTCAACATCGGCCTGACCTACGGTCTGGCGGCGCTGGGCGAGCAGACCGGCGGCATGGTGCCTTCGGCCTTCATGAAGGCGCAGGTGGACGGCATGTGGATGCACCCCATCTACAGCTACTTCGTCGGCCTGCTGCTGGCGCTGGCGTTCGCCTGGTTCCTCGGTTTCGGCGCCACCCTGGCCGAACCGGCCTTGAACGCCCTGGGCGCCACGGTGGAGAACCTCACCAACGGCGTGTTCAAAAAACGCACCCTGATGATCGCCGTCTCCCTGGGGGTGGCGTTTGGCATCTCCATCGGTCTGGCCAAATTGATCTTCGGCCTGCCGCTGCATATGCTGCTGATCCCGCTCTATCTGCTCGGCGCGTTTTTGACCTTCCTCTCCACCGAGGAGTTCGTCAACGTGGCCTGGGACAGCGCCGGGGTGACCACCGGACCCATCACCGTGCCGCTGGTGCTGGCCATGGGTCTGGGGTTTGGCAACGCCACCAACGCCGTGGAGGGTTTCGGCATCCTCTCCATGGCCTCCATCTGTCCCATTCTGTCGGTGCTGTTGACCGGCCTGTGGGTGGGGCATAAAGCCAAGAAACAGGCCCAACAGGCGCACGCCGTGGCGACGGAACATGAGGTGTTGAGCTGA
- a CDS encoding dihydroorotase, producing MDKAQTRLIRAARVVDPANQRDETADILIVDGVIRDIGQNLDAPADCAILDADGLIAAPGLVDMHVHLREPGYEYKETIAGGCRAAAAGGVTAVAAMPNTKPVNDDPSVTGYILDKADQAGLAAVFPIGAITKGLGGKEITEMGLLSEAGCVAFSDDGLPVMDSGVMRRALDYSRTFGSLVIQHAEDNGLVGCGCMNEGPVATRLGLPGIPNASEDILVERDIRLVELTGGRYHVAHISSAQAVAAVADAQQRGLPVTCEAAPHHFSLTDEAVADYQSDAKMAPPLRCLADRDALREGLARGVISVIATDHAPHDDDSKRVPFSQAANGVVGLETLLPVSLELVRDGVMSLSAMLAAVTVNPARLLRINRGTLNIGAPGDVALFDLNEKWTVDRATLRGAGRNTCFHGRDVQGRVKYTVFGGRVVYVDQNED from the coding sequence ATGGATAAGGCGCAAACCCGTTTAATCCGCGCCGCGCGCGTGGTGGACCCGGCCAATCAACGCGACGAAACCGCCGACATCCTCATCGTCGACGGGGTGATTCGCGACATCGGCCAGAATCTGGACGCCCCCGCCGACTGCGCCATCCTCGACGCCGACGGCCTCATCGCCGCGCCGGGTCTGGTGGATATGCACGTGCACCTGCGCGAGCCGGGCTATGAGTACAAAGAGACCATCGCCGGGGGCTGCCGCGCGGCGGCGGCGGGGGGGGTGACGGCGGTGGCCGCCATGCCCAACACCAAACCGGTCAACGACGATCCGTCGGTCACCGGCTACATCCTCGACAAAGCCGACCAAGCGGGCTTGGCGGCGGTGTTCCCCATCGGCGCCATCACCAAGGGGTTGGGCGGCAAAGAGATCACCGAAATGGGCCTGCTCAGTGAAGCGGGCTGCGTGGCCTTCTCCGACGACGGCCTGCCGGTGATGGACAGCGGCGTGATGCGTCGTGCGCTGGACTACTCGCGCACCTTCGGCAGTCTGGTGATTCAACACGCCGAGGATAACGGCCTGGTGGGCTGCGGCTGCATGAATGAAGGGCCGGTGGCCACCCGTCTGGGTCTGCCCGGCATCCCCAACGCCTCCGAAGACATTCTGGTGGAGCGGGATATCCGTCTGGTGGAGCTCACCGGCGGTCGCTACCACGTGGCGCATATCTCCAGCGCCCAGGCGGTGGCGGCGGTGGCCGACGCCCAGCAGCGCGGGTTGCCGGTCACCTGTGAAGCGGCGCCGCACCACTTTTCCCTGACCGACGAAGCGGTGGCTGACTACCAGTCTGATGCCAAAATGGCCCCGCCGCTGCGCTGTTTGGCCGATCGCGACGCCCTGCGCGAAGGGTTGGCGCGGGGCGTGATCAGCGTCATCGCCACCGACCATGCGCCCCACGATGACGACAGCAAACGGGTACCCTTCAGCCAGGCCGCCAATGGCGTGGTGGGGCTGGAGACGCTGCTGCCGGTCTCCCTGGAGCTGGTGCGCGACGGCGTGATGAGTCTCTCCGCCATGCTGGCGGCGGTGACGGTGAATCCGGCGCGGCTGCTGCGCATCAATCGGGGCACGCTGAATATCGGCGCGCCGGGGGATGTGGCGCTGTTCGATCTGAATGAGAAATGGACCGTGGATCGGGCCACTCTGCGCGGCGCCGGACGCAACACCTGCTTCCATGGCCGCGACGTGCAGGGGCGGGTGAAATACACCGTGTTTGGCGGCCGCGTGGTCTATGTGGACCAAAACGAAGATTGA
- a CDS encoding aspartate carbamoyltransferase catalytic subunit — MNADNNAWSRKHLLGMDGLNREEIGAILDTASAIREVNHRPIKKVPILKGKTVINLFYENSTRTRTSFELAGKRMSADVVNISASSSSVSKGETLLDTMANLQAMNPDVVVLRHPNSGAPHFLARHLDAGIINAGDGQHEHPTQCLLDLLTMQDHLGKMGRDNFEGMTVAICGDVLHSRVARSNAFALRTLGAKVRFSGPPTLMPSRAEEVFDVTVHHRMEEAVEGADVVMMLRLQQERMAAAYLPSVREYFRYWGLTRQRLELTRPHAVVMHPGPINRGVEIATDVADNPNRSVILEQVTNGLAVRMAVLYHLCTGAARSASNIAGE, encoded by the coding sequence ATGAACGCCGACAACAACGCCTGGAGCCGCAAGCACCTGCTGGGCATGGATGGGTTGAACCGCGAAGAGATCGGGGCGATTCTCGACACCGCCTCGGCGATTCGCGAGGTCAACCACCGTCCGATCAAGAAAGTGCCCATTCTCAAGGGCAAGACCGTCATCAATCTGTTCTACGAGAACTCCACCCGCACCCGCACCTCGTTTGAGCTGGCGGGCAAGCGCATGTCGGCGGACGTGGTCAATATCAGCGCCTCGTCCAGCAGCGTCTCCAAAGGGGAAACCCTGCTCGACACCATGGCCAACCTGCAGGCCATGAACCCCGATGTGGTGGTGCTGCGCCACCCCAACTCCGGCGCGCCGCACTTTCTGGCGCGGCATCTGGATGCGGGCATCATCAACGCCGGCGACGGCCAGCATGAACACCCCACCCAGTGCCTGCTGGACCTGCTCACCATGCAGGACCACCTGGGCAAAATGGGTCGCGACAATTTCGAAGGCATGACCGTGGCCATCTGCGGCGACGTGCTGCACTCGCGGGTGGCGCGCTCCAACGCCTTCGCTCTGCGCACCCTGGGCGCCAAAGTGCGCTTCTCCGGTCCGCCCACGCTGATGCCGTCGCGCGCCGAAGAGGTGTTTGACGTCACCGTGCACCACCGCATGGAGGAGGCCGTTGAGGGCGCCGATGTGGTGATGATGCTGCGTCTGCAGCAGGAGCGCATGGCCGCCGCCTATCTGCCCAGCGTGCGCGAGTACTTCCGCTACTGGGGCCTGACCCGTCAACGTCTTGAGCTGACCCGACCCCATGCGGTGGTGATGCACCCGGGCCCCATCAACCGGGGCGTGGAGATCGCCACCGACGTGGCCGACAACCCCAACCGTTCGGTGATCCTGGAGCAGGTGACCAACGGTTTGGCGGTGCGCATGGCGGTGCTCTACCACCTGTGCACGGGCGCCGCGCGCAGCGCCAGCAACATCGCCGGAGAGTGA
- the pyrR gene encoding bifunctional pyr operon transcriptional regulator/uracil phosphoribosyltransferase PyrR, translated as MKIIQENTLLTPDDTHRLIGQIADRLVADITRPDLRAVVGIRRGGALVAEALHARLQERLGVELPLGHLDISFYRDDLETIGPNPVVGGTDLQFDIDGKRIILVDDVLQSGRTIRAALNALFEFGRPEIVDLAVLVDRKQRQLPIQPTYRGLELETGEREVIKLIKTGEAAMSVAHRFMGDE; from the coding sequence ATGAAGATCATACAAGAAAACACGTTGTTGACCCCGGACGATACCCATCGTCTGATTGGCCAGATCGCCGACCGTCTGGTCGCCGACATCACACGCCCGGATCTGCGCGCGGTGGTGGGCATCCGCCGCGGCGGCGCGCTGGTGGCCGAGGCGCTGCATGCGCGTCTGCAGGAGCGCCTGGGGGTGGAGCTGCCGCTGGGCCATCTGGACATCAGCTTCTACCGCGACGATCTGGAGACCATCGGTCCCAATCCGGTGGTGGGCGGCACCGACCTGCAATTCGACATCGACGGCAAACGCATCATCCTGGTGGATGACGTGCTGCAGAGCGGTCGCACCATACGCGCCGCGCTCAATGCGCTGTTCGAGTTCGGGCGCCCGGAGATCGTCGATCTGGCGGTGCTGGTGGATCGCAAACAGCGGCAACTGCCGATTCAGCCCACCTATCGCGGGTTGGAGTTGGAGACCGGCGAGCGCGAAGTGATCAAACTGATCAAAACCGGCGAGGCGGCCATGAGCGTGGCGCACCGCTTTATGGGCGACGAATAG
- a CDS encoding NUDIX domain-containing protein, whose translation MKIDLTDVQTVYQGFFRMVRALLRYERFDGDWSKQKPWECLERGEAAAVLMYDPAADVVLMVRQFRVGAWLPTQSGGWTWEFPAGVCDGPDPDATARREVLEETGYQLSELIHVQKLFVSPSYSSERTHFYLGLFDSRQTPNGGGGLAAENEDIGVELLTFDAAWTMMEEGRIDSLSPVLALYWLARYRERLQRDAGVAGAAREID comes from the coding sequence ATGAAGATTGATCTGACGGATGTGCAGACCGTGTATCAGGGCTTTTTTCGTATGGTGCGGGCGCTGCTGCGCTATGAGCGCTTCGATGGCGACTGGAGCAAACAAAAACCGTGGGAGTGCCTGGAGCGCGGCGAGGCGGCGGCGGTGCTGATGTATGACCCTGCCGCCGACGTGGTGCTGATGGTGCGGCAGTTCCGCGTCGGCGCGTGGCTACCGACCCAATCGGGCGGCTGGACCTGGGAGTTTCCCGCCGGGGTGTGCGATGGCCCCGACCCCGACGCCACCGCCCGGCGTGAAGTGCTGGAGGAGACCGGCTATCAACTCAGCGAGTTGATTCATGTGCAAAAGCTGTTTGTCAGCCCCAGCTACAGCAGCGAACGCACGCACTTCTATCTGGGACTGTTCGACAGCCGCCAAACGCCCAACGGCGGCGGCGGCCTGGCGGCGGAAAATGAGGATATCGGCGTTGAACTCTTAACCTTTGACGCTGCATGGACGATGATGGAAGAGGGGCGCATCGATTCGCTCTCGCCGGTGCTGGCGCTGTACTGGTTGGCGCGCTATCGCGAGCGCTTGCAACGCGACGCCGGAGTGGCTGGCGCAGCAAGGGAAATTGATTGA
- a CDS encoding hemerythrin domain-containing protein, producing the protein MTWFSRSKEHDEAPQETTPAALDNQRRLVEIDLKSTNVDQLDDDHLKLVGYCEEIHALVESMPGGVADRSTLTRINDVFGKLLDYTNTHFTREERYIERNNLPNYRLQRMRHEEFLAMVSNYKRVFNMGHVAESANVKDFLKSWLVNHINTIDYHTFRNETYIPPGEPPIVEQELELEQDQDQDQDQVGE; encoded by the coding sequence ATGACCTGGTTCTCACGCAGCAAGGAACACGACGAAGCCCCTCAAGAGACGACCCCCGCCGCGCTGGATAATCAACGCAGGCTGGTGGAGATTGATCTGAAGAGCACCAATGTTGATCAGTTGGACGACGACCATCTGAAACTGGTAGGCTATTGCGAAGAGATTCACGCCCTGGTAGAGAGCATGCCCGGCGGCGTGGCCGACCGCAGCACCCTGACCCGCATCAACGACGTGTTTGGCAAACTGCTGGATTACACCAACACCCACTTCACCCGCGAAGAGCGCTACATCGAACGCAACAATCTGCCCAACTATCGCCTGCAGCGCATGCGCCACGAAGAGTTTCTGGCCATGGTCAGCAACTACAAGCGGGTGTTCAACATGGGGCATGTGGCCGAATCGGCCAATGTGAAGGACTTCTTGAAGTCATGGTTGGTGAACCACATCAACACCATCGACTATCACACCTTCCGCAACGAAACCTACATCCCGCCCGGCGAGCCGCCCATTGTGGAGCAGGAGCTGGAGCTGGAGCAAGATCAGGATCAGGATCAGGATCAGGTCGGCGAATAA
- a CDS encoding IS3 family transposase has translation MEPDIRDSVVDFVAFWSDKSEIDTSRIINWIGVQRGKFYSWRKRYGMVNDHNGRIPRDFWLDDWEREAIVAFFHEHPSEGYRRLTYMMLDAGVVAVSPSSVLRVLRTAGLMRRWSPPPSQKGTGFKQPSEPHKHWHVDISYLNIQGTFYYLCSVLDGCSRFILHWEIRESMKEDEVEVVLLRAQEAYPEAKPRLISDNGPQFVANDFKAFIRESGMTHVRTSPYYPQSNGKLERFHGSLKRECIRPQTPLSLEDAQRVVGKYVEHYNTRRLHSAIDYVTPQDRLEGRHVQILAERDQKLEAARERRRTTHQKQSFQPSQKMAEKANS, from the coding sequence GTGGAGCCGGACATACGGGATTCGGTGGTGGATTTCGTGGCGTTTTGGTCAGACAAGAGCGAAATCGACACGAGCCGAATTATCAACTGGATAGGCGTGCAAAGGGGCAAGTTCTATTCATGGCGCAAGCGCTATGGAATGGTTAACGACCACAATGGCCGTATTCCCCGAGATTTTTGGCTGGACGATTGGGAAAGGGAAGCGATTGTCGCCTTTTTCCATGAACATCCGTCAGAGGGCTATCGGCGCCTGACCTACATGATGCTGGATGCAGGCGTGGTGGCGGTCAGCCCCTCTTCAGTGCTGCGTGTGCTCAGAACTGCCGGGCTGATGCGTCGTTGGAGCCCACCGCCCTCGCAGAAGGGCACAGGGTTCAAACAGCCTTCGGAGCCGCATAAACACTGGCATGTGGACATCTCCTATCTGAATATCCAGGGGACGTTCTACTATCTGTGCAGTGTCCTGGATGGATGTAGCAGGTTTATCCTCCACTGGGAGATTCGTGAGTCGATGAAGGAAGATGAGGTTGAAGTGGTCCTGCTCCGAGCTCAGGAGGCCTATCCGGAAGCTAAGCCGCGGCTGATCTCAGACAATGGGCCGCAGTTCGTTGCCAACGATTTTAAGGCGTTCATCCGGGAATCCGGCATGACGCATGTGAGGACTTCGCCTTACTATCCGCAGAGCAACGGAAAGCTGGAGCGTTTTCACGGTAGTTTGAAGCGTGAGTGCATTCGGCCTCAGACGCCATTATCGCTGGAAGATGCCCAGCGGGTTGTGGGAAAGTACGTCGAGCATTACAACACCCGGCGGCTCCATAGCGCCATCGACTACGTCACCCCACAGGATCGCCTGGAAGGGCGGCATGTGCAGATCCTGGCCGAACGAGATCAAAAGCTTGAGGCGGCCAGAGAACGGCGTCGGACGACGCACCAAAAGCAGTCTTTTCAGCCATCCCAAAAAATGGCTGAAAAGGCGAACAGCTAA
- a CDS encoding transposase codes for MERKKRRFTAEQKVGYVRRHLVEKVVLSDLCDEAGIQPSQYYRWQKALFENGEAALSDKRGQKACDRQIAELEAKLATKNEVMSELLEAHVALKKSLGVS; via the coding sequence ATGGAACGGAAGAAGCGGAGATTTACGGCTGAGCAGAAGGTAGGCTATGTGCGCCGTCACCTGGTCGAGAAGGTGGTTCTCTCGGATCTGTGTGACGAGGCGGGCATTCAGCCCAGCCAGTACTATCGCTGGCAAAAGGCTTTGTTTGAGAACGGCGAAGCGGCCTTGTCTGACAAACGCGGCCAAAAGGCTTGTGACCGACAGATTGCCGAACTAGAAGCGAAGTTGGCAACCAAAAATGAAGTTATGTCCGAGCTTCTTGAGGCGCATGTTGCGCTAAAAAAAAGTCTTGGGGTGAGCTGA
- a CDS encoding WGR domain-containing protein has translation MKAYLQRVNPQNGAVWYYSIQVQRDLLGRWHVIKEWGRLGSPGTMRQSPHDSMDAALNALSALRDELVNKGYKVVMQEGLHLSNLHKPK, from the coding sequence ATGAAAGCCTATCTGCAACGGGTCAATCCGCAAAACGGCGCGGTGTGGTACTACTCCATTCAGGTGCAGCGCGATCTGCTGGGGCGCTGGCATGTGATCAAGGAGTGGGGGCGCCTGGGTTCGCCCGGCACCATGCGGCAGTCGCCCCATGACAGCATGGATGCGGCGCTCAATGCGCTGTCGGCTCTGCGCGATGAGTTGGTCAACAAAGGCTATAAGGTGGTGATGCAGGAGGGGCTGCATCTGTCCAATCTGCACAAGCCGAAATAA
- a CDS encoding M67 family metallopeptidase, producing the protein MTEIPRVIVNKMLTHAQRALPKECVGLLSGADGRIDGWKPLPNVLDDERRFFADPQALIDAMRTLREESRELMAIYHSHPTGPAMLSQADIEQANYPDALYLIVSLGVNGCLDMHGFRFENGQPQEVEIAITE; encoded by the coding sequence ATGACGGAGATTCCCCGCGTCATCGTCAACAAAATGCTGACCCACGCCCAACGCGCCCTGCCCAAGGAGTGCGTCGGCCTTCTGAGCGGCGCCGATGGCCGCATCGACGGCTGGAAGCCGCTACCCAACGTGTTGGATGACGAACGCCGCTTCTTCGCCGACCCTCAAGCCTTGATCGACGCCATGCGCACATTGCGGGAGGAGAGCCGCGAGTTGATGGCCATCTATCACAGCCATCCCACCGGCCCGGCCATGCTCTCCCAAGCCGACATCGAACAGGCCAACTATCCCGACGCCCTCTATCTGATTGTCTCCCTCGGGGTGAATGGCTGCCTGGACATGCATGGATTCCGTTTTGAAAACGGTCAGCCCCAGGAAGTGGAGATCGCCATTACGGAATGA
- the larE gene encoding ATP-dependent sacrificial sulfur transferase LarE: MTLLPASTNALTQQLSQYDALLVAFSGGVDSALLLAEALNVLGPARVLAVTAVSPTLPQREFQACADLAAQLGATWIQRPTDELANPAFVANDGQRCYHCKSALFTLCEAVVAEQSEPQRWRIAYGANQDDLGDHRPGMQAAAERGIAAPLLDAGWGKAEIRARSRELGLPTAEKAAFACLSSRFPTHTPIHLDGLRRVELAEEALRAAGFNLFRVRFLGDEARVELGVEELPRVLNDASLQQKLIASIEAAGFRRAYFDPNGYRQGGANKQ, encoded by the coding sequence ATGACTCTTCTACCTGCTTCTACAAACGCTCTGACTCAGCAACTCAGTCAATATGACGCCCTTTTGGTCGCCTTCTCCGGCGGCGTCGACTCCGCCCTGCTCCTAGCCGAAGCGTTGAACGTCCTTGGCCCTGCCCGCGTCCTCGCCGTCACCGCCGTCTCCCCCACCCTGCCGCAACGGGAGTTCCAAGCCTGCGCCGATCTCGCCGCGCAACTGGGCGCAACCTGGATTCAACGCCCCACCGACGAACTGGCCAACCCCGCCTTCGTCGCTAATGACGGCCAACGCTGCTATCACTGCAAGAGCGCCCTGTTCACCCTGTGCGAAGCCGTCGTCGCCGAACAATCCGAACCCCAACGCTGGCGCATCGCCTACGGCGCCAATCAGGACGATCTGGGCGACCATCGACCCGGCATGCAGGCCGCCGCCGAGCGCGGTATCGCCGCGCCGTTGCTGGACGCTGGATGGGGCAAAGCGGAGATTCGCGCGCGCTCGCGAGAGTTGGGACTGCCCACGGCGGAGAAGGCGGCGTTCGCCTGTCTGTCGTCGCGATTCCCCACTCACACGCCGATTCATCTGGATGGTTTAAGACGGGTGGAGCTGGCGGAAGAGGCGTTGCGCGCGGCGGGATTCAATCTGTTCCGGGTGCGTTTTCTGGGCGATGAAGCGCGGGTTGAGCTGGGCGTGGAGGAGCTGCCGAGGGTGCTGAACGATGCCTCGTTGCAGCAGAAGTTGATTGCCAGCATAGAGGCGGCGGGATTCCGCAGAGCGTACTTCGACCCGAATGGCTATCGCCAAGGCGGCGCCAACAAACAATAA
- the gcvH gene encoding glycine cleavage system protein GcvH has protein sequence MSIPADLRYTKEHEWVRMEGDEAVVGITAFAAEQLGDVVFVELPEVGASLEANGTFGVVESVKSVSDLYVPISGEVVAINEALSDSPEQVNEAPYGDGWMIRIKVANPADVESLLDAAAYGDVTS, from the coding sequence ATGTCCATCCCCGCCGATCTGCGTTATACCAAAGAGCACGAATGGGTGCGTATGGAAGGCGACGAAGCCGTCGTCGGCATCACCGCCTTCGCCGCCGAACAACTCGGCGACGTGGTGTTCGTGGAGCTGCCCGAAGTGGGCGCCTCTCTGGAAGCCAACGGCACGTTCGGCGTGGTGGAGTCGGTCAAATCCGTCTCCGACCTCTACGTGCCCATCAGCGGCGAAGTGGTCGCCATCAACGAAGCCCTGAGCGACTCCCCCGAGCAGGTCAATGAAGCCCCCTACGGCGATGGTTGGATGATCCGCATCAAAGTCGCCAACCCCGCCGATGTGGAATCCCTGCTCGATGCCGCCGCTTATGGTGACGTTACATCGTAA